The proteins below are encoded in one region of Oncorhynchus kisutch isolate 150728-3 linkage group LG14, Okis_V2, whole genome shotgun sequence:
- the LOC109904350 gene encoding protein cornichon homolog 1-like produces MAFTFAAFCYMLALLLTAALIFFAIWHIIAFDELKTDYKNPIDQCNTLNPLVLPEYLIHVFFCVMFLCAAEWLTLGLNMPLLAYHVWRYTSRPVMSGPGLYDPTTIMNADVLAYCQKEGWCKLAFYLLSFFYYLYGMIYVLVSS; encoded by the exons ATGGCGTTCACATTCGCGGCCTTTTGTTACATGCTTGCGCTATTGCTTACGGCCGCTCTCATTTTCTTCGCTATTTGGCAT atcATTGCATTTGATGAACTGAAGACTGATTACAAGAATCCGATAGACCAATGTAACACATTAAATCCG CTCGTACTCCCGGAGTATCTCATCCATGTGTTCTTCTGCGTGATGTTCCTGTGTGCTGCTGAGTGGCTCACCCTTGGCCTCAACATGCCACTGCTGGCCTACCACGTCTGGAG GTATACGAGCAGGCCGGTGATGAGTGGTCCAGGCCTCTATGATCCAACTACGATCATGAACGCTGACGTCTTGGCCTACTGTCAAAAGGAGGGCTGGTGCAAACTGGccttctacctcctctccttcttctactATCTCTATGG GATGATCTATGTGTTGGTGAGCTCTTAG